The segment CGCAAGCCTGGTGAAATCGTTTTTGATAGACTGGCAATATAAATGACCTTTTCTGGTGCATAGGAAGCAATTGGAGCGATCGCCTGCTCCTTTAAAAAGCTATAAATCGCATCCTCAATCACAATTAAATCCTTCTGCCTTGCCACCTCTGCAATCATTTGTCTTGTTGCCACAGACATTGTATGGGTTGTTGGATTATGAAAGTCAGGAATCACATAGATGCCCTTAATATGTTCATTTTTACAGGCATACAATAGCCCCTCCCTTGTCATCTCACCATTTTCTTGCTGAATGGCGACAAGCTGAATACCAAGCATATTGGCAGCCGTTTTAATGCCCGCATAGGTCATAGGGTCTGTGCCAATGCGGTCACCTGCCTGAAATAATGCCGCCAGCGTCCCAACAATCGCATTTTGCCCTCCTGACCCAAGCAAAATAGGCTGATTAGGTTGGAAATGAATCCATTCAAAAAGCTTCATCACTGCCTCCTGCTGCCAAGCATTGCCCTCAGGACGTCCATATTGAAACAGCTTGCTCACACTAGGCTCATTTAACATTTTCTTCATAAAGCGTGTAATATCCTCATTGGCAAAATTATCAGGTAGCACAGAGCCCATTTCAATCATAGGTGTTGTATGATTTGCTGGTAATAATATTTTATTGCTTGCTGCATCCGCTGACACAAATGTACCACTACCAATCGAGGCATAAATAAGCCCTTTTTGTCCACATAGCTTAAAGGCTCGTGTAATTGTGCTTAGATTGACATCTAAAAAATCAGCCAATTCACGTTGTGGAGGCAGCTTTGTCCCAGGTAGTAGCTTGCCATCCTTAATATCTTGCTCAAGCTGTTGTGCGATGGCTATATATAATGGTGCTGAACTATTGCGAATATCAGGCTTCCAGCTCATTGGGTATTCATCAAATGAATTAATTGGCATGCGTTAAGCTCCTTTTTTTAATTTGCATACAATCTTTAATTGTCTTGCATACAATGATAATATTGTATGCACACGATGACAATGATATAATTTTTAAAAAATCAGAAAAAAAGGACCGATAATTATGCAATATTCAGAAAGAATCTTAAAGACACCATCCTCATTTATTCGAAATATTTTAAAAGTAACTGATGCAGAGGATGTTATTTCCTTTGCAGGGGGACTTCCAAACCCTATCTCGTTTCCAGTAGATGCACTAAAAGCATCTGTAGATCATGCGATTACAGCAAATGGTAGCCGTGTATTCCAATATGCTTCTACACAGGGCTATGCGCCATTACGTGAGTATATTGCTACTAAATATCAGCAATTACACGGCTTAGATGTACATGCTGATGATGTATTAATTACAACAGGCTCACAGCAAGCACTAGAATTGATTAGCAAGGTGCTAATTAATAAAGGCGATGGCATTGTCATTGAGGAGCCTGGCTACTTAGGGGCTATCCAAGCTTTTACATTATGTGAGCCAACTTTCCATGGTGTTACACTTGAACATGATGGTCTTAATTTAGAGGAGCTAGAACAAGCACTGCAACAGCCAAATGTGAAAATTTTGTATACTGTGCCAAATTTCCAAAATCCAACAGGGCTTACATACTCAAAGGAAAAACGTCAGCAAATTTGTGAAATCGTCGCAAAATATGATGTTGCTTTAATTGAGGATGATCCATATGGAGAATTGCGCTTCCATGGCGAAACACTGCCATATATCGGTGCTGGAAAATTAGAAAATAGTATTTTACTAGGTTCTTTCTCAAAAACAGTTACGCCTGGTATGCGACTTGGCTTTATTATTACGAAAAATAAAGAGCTATTGCAGCATATTGAAACAGCGAAGCAAGCCTCTGATTTGCATACAAATATTTTCTCACAGTATGTTATCTATGATTATTTAGCGAATAATGAGTATATGGAGCATGTACAAAAAATTATTGCTTTATATAAAAATCAGGCACAGGCGATGCTGGATGCAATGGAAGAATTTTTCCCTGCACATGTAGAATATACACGACCTGATGGGGGCATGTTTATTTGGGCAACAATGAAAGATGGCACACCAGCCCTTGACGTTTTCTATAAAGCAATGGAGCAAAAGGTTGCCTTTGTGCCAGGCGATCCATTCTACACATCTAAAACAAACGTGAATACAATGCGTTTAAACTATACAAATGCTACACCTGAAGTTATCCGTGAAGGCATTCAACGTTTAGCAACTATTTTATAAAAAACAAAGCCGTATAAACGCTTTTTACAGCGCTTATACGGCTTTTGCTTGTAAGCTATCCGTCAGTTCTCAAGTTCTATCCGTCACATTTAACTTTCTATCCGTCACTTTCCGCCCCGCTACTCAATCTCCTAGCAAAACACCTCCTCTTGCTTCTCCGTTAATTCAATTTCAAAGCCCAAGTCCTCTAACATACGATAATCACTATTTTCCTCCTGTCCCGCTGTTGTTAAGTAATCTCCTACAAAAATACTGTTAGCAGCGTAAAGGCCGAGTGGCTGTAGGGAGCCGAGATTAATTTCACGTCCACCAGCGATACGGATTTCCTTTGTAGGATTGATATAACGGAACAGCGCTAATACTTTTAAGCAATAGCGTGGATTTAAGTCCTTTGTTCCCTCTAGCTTTGTGCCATCAATGGCATTTAAAAAATTCACGGGAATCGAATCTGCATCTAATTGATAAAGCGCGCGAGCAATATTAACAACATCCTCCTTTGTTTCCTTCATCCCAATAATCGCACCTGAGCAAGGTGAAATGCCATGCTTTTTCACAATTTCCACCGTGTTGACACGATCCTCATATGTATGGGAGGTTGTAATAAAGGAGTGATGGCGCTCCGATGTATTTAAGTTATGATTGTAGCGATCCACACCCGCTTCCTTTAATTGCTGTGCTTGCTCCTCTTTTAATAAACCAAGGCAGGCACAAACCTTTAAGCCATACTTCGCCTTAATTTCAGCAACAGCCTCGCTTACGACATGAACATCCTTACGTGTTGGCCCACGCCCACTTGCTACAATGCAATAGGTTCCAATTTTATTGTCAAATGCCTGCTTTGCCCCTGCTAAAATTTCCTCCTTTGTAATAAAAGGATATTTTTCAATCGGTGCAGTTGAGCGAGAAGACTGGGAGCAATAGCCGCAATCCTCAGGACAGTAGCCACTCTTCGCATTCATAATCATATTGAGCTTGACCTTTTTGCCAAAATAATGGCGACGAATGGCAAAAGCACCATCCATAAGCTGTAACAGCTTATCATCCTCACTATTTAAAATCGCAAGTGCCTCCTCATTGCTAATCACCTTCCCAGCGATGACCTCTTGTGCTAATTGTAAATAATTCATATCATGTTCTCCCTTTCCATCTGTGAAATTTTCAGCGTTCTTGCTGATTGGAATACTTTATACAATCGTTCAGCTAATAACGCGGATGTAACAGCTAAGCAAAAATCAGCGACAATACTGCCTAAAAAGCCGACAGCGAACACATGTGACCAGCTTGTTTTCATATCTAACCAAAAATTCAAGGCTATATATAAATACGGCACAGCTACCGCATAAATAATGATAAGCCCTACAATGGTTGCCCCAATAAAATGCTTTTTCGTAGGTGTCTGCACTCTTTCAATGAGCCAGCCAATACAATAGGCAGCAAGCGCAAAGCCAATCAAATAGCCGAATGTTGGCTGTAACACATAGGTGATGCCACCCCCTTGCGTAAATACAGGCAGTCCCACTAAGCCAACACCTATATAAACAAGTTGACTAGATAAAGCATTACGGCTTCCTAGCAAGCAGCCCGCTAAAAATACAAACACAATTTGTAATGTAAATGGAACGACAGGTAATGGAATTTTAATAAATGCGCCAATAGCCGTTAAAGCGGCAAACATCGCAATCATCACAAGTGCCAATGTAGATTGTCGTTTAACCAAAATACTCCCCCCGCTCCTGGAAAAATTGTTCGATGGCTTCTTTTGCAGTAGCAATCATCATATGCATGTCCTCTTCTGAAATAATATAAGGTGGCATAAAATACAAAACATTGCCAAGTGGACGTAATAATAACCCCTTTGCTAAGGCATACTGATAAATTTGATAGCCTATGCGCTCCCTGCTTGCAAATGGCTCCTTTGTAGCGCGATTCGCCACAAGCTCAATCGCCCCAACTAAGCCCAGTTGTCGATATTCACCCACATAAGGCATCTCACTAAATGCCGCCATTGCTAGCTCTCGCATCCATTGCCCTTTTTCTTGAATCATCGCGATTACATGCTCTTCTTCAAATATCGTCAATACTTCAAGGGCAACACGACATGCTAGTGTATTGCCTGAATAACTATGAGAATGTAAAAATGCTTTCATTGTGCCATAGTCATCGTAAAAAGCGTGATAAATTTCATTTGTTGTTACTACCACAGATAATGGTAAATAGCCACCTGTCAAGCCCTTTGATAAACACATAAAATCAGGTGTAATATCCGCCTGCTCACAGGCAAATAATGTACCTGTACGTCCAAAGCCAACCGCAATTTCATCTGCAATCAGATGTACACCATACTGTGTACACAATGCTCGTAAACGCTTTAAGTAAACAGGTGGATACATTTTCATGCCCGCCGCTGCTTGAATCAGTGGCTCAATAATAACAGCCGTAATGTCCTGATGATGCACTTTTAGCTGCTCCTCTACAAACTGACTGCACGGGGCATGACAGCTTGCTGGCTCCTCTTGGAATGGACAACGGAAGCAATCTGGTCCTTTAGCGCGTACCGTATCTAACAGCAATGGCTGGTATATATCATTGTAAAGTCCAACGCCTCCTACAGATAAAGCACCAATCGTTTCGCCATGATAAGCATCTGTTAACGCCAGAAAACGCTTCTTTGCCGATTTCCCTGTTTGCCTATGATATTGGAAGCTCATTTTTAAAGCTACTTCAATTGCGGATGAGCCATTATCTGCAAAAAATACTTTCTGTAGCCCTCTCGGTGTTAAAGCGACTAATTTTTCAGCTAAGCGAATAGCAGGCTCATGTGTAAAATTAGCAAAAATCGTATGCTCCAATGTAAAGGCCTGCTCACTCAATGCCTGACTAATGCGCGGATTGGCATGTCCAAAAAGATTGACCCACCAAGATGATACAGCATCTAAATAACGTTGCCCTTGCTCATCATAAAGCCATACACCTTGCCCTTTTGTAATAACAATCGGTGGAAATGTTTCATAATCCTTCATTTGTGAGCATGGATGCCAAACATACTGCAAATCTCTTGTCTGTAAATCAGTGAATAGTTGATTCATATGCATAAAGCCTTTCAAATAATGATGTTGTTTTAATCGCATATGCTACTAATTGTGCACTGTCCTGTAGTGATGGAATAATAGCATATGGGACAGGGTGATAGGTCAAAATGGTGTTGATATTATCCTGCTCTAGCACGCTACCTGTATAGCCATTAAAGACAATACCAAGCACCTCAATTTGCCGAGCTTGCAATGCCTCCATCGTTAATAATGTATGATTAATTGTGCCAAGAGCTGTTCTTGTCACAAGCACAACGGGTAGCTGACTACGGACAATTACATCGAGAAAAGTTGTTCTCTTCTCACTATCTAAAGGTACAAAAAGTCCACCAGCTCCCTCGCATATGACAACCTCATAGGATTGTTGTAGTTCTTCGATATGCTGTAACAGCTTATCTACTTCAATTTGCTGCCCCTCCAGCTGTGCAGCAAAATGTGGTGATGCTGCCTCCCTCAAGGAATAGCTATTTAGGTGCTCCTCCTTTAATGTTTGTAAAGAATACTTTTGATACATAGCGGTATCCTCATAATAGCCATGTCCATTTACACAAACCTCACCTGTTTGCACTGGCTTGTATGGTATAACCTGTAAATACTCCTGCTGCAGTTGACGCATTAACAATGTCGTAACAACCGTTTTACCGACATCCGTATCGGTTCCTACAACCCAAAAATGCATGGTTAACCTCCCCCTCTTTTTAAGTTAACTTATTACAACAATTAAGTTAACACATATATTTTTATTTTGTAAATGGCTATTCTGCATTTTGTTGGCTAAGCATGAACTGATTTCTATGAAAATAGCCGTGATTTAAAGGATTTTTCATTATTTTTGTAGTATTACAATGACATGGGGGTGGTTTAGATGTTTGGTATTTTTAAAGAAACAGAGAAAACCATAGATAGCTATGAGCAAATGCATACTATTTTAAAATCTTTTCTTACCTATGAATTAAGAGCATTGCCTAATCGCTATGAATTTTGGTATCGTGTAGCTATTCGTCAGGAGGAATTGCGAACATTACAAGCAGCACATCGAGCAAAAATTTCAATGACCTCTGCGGTTGGGCGCTTTCATCAAGCCCAATATGAAAGCATCACACAACAATTAGCCAAATTAGAGCGTTTGGCAGATGTCTATAAAATGTTTTGTATAGAGGAAGAGCGTGGAACACTGAACCATCGGCTACATTTTCACAAAGAAGCTATCGCTGCCTTATATGAGCATACGCAGCAAAAGGAGCTTTATACGTATTGTGATGCCGTCCAGCAGCAATTTTGGGAGGCTGTCCGCGAAGACCTTCTCGATGCTGTTGCCTATCTCGACTGACAGACATAGAATGAAAATGACAAGCTTCTAAACGACTGGACGTCACCCTAAGTATGTGCTGAATATTTTCTATGCTTTTAGCTATCTATGGATTATTTTACTAGAGAATGAGAGGAACCTATTATGATACCTTGGATTATAGCGGCGGAAATTGCCTTTTGGATTGTGATTATTCTAGGGCTAATTAGCCGCTATGTACTGAAAATGCCAAAGTTAAGCATTTTCTTCTTTGCCTTAACACCTGTTATTGATTTAGTCCTAATTATCTTGACAACCATTGATCTAAAAAGAGGGACACCTGCCTCGGCTTCTCATGGCATTGCGGCGATTTATATCGGCGTGTCCATTGCATATGGGAAAACAATGATTGCATGGGCAGATGAAAAATTCCAACAATGGTTTTTCAAAAAGTCAAAAAAGACACCACTCACTGGCAAGGCGAAAGGCCTTCACGAAGTCAAGATGCTTGTGCGCCATATTGGTGCATTTGCCATTGGTGCTGGCTGCTTATACGGAATGACTCAATTTGCTGGTACTGCTACCGATACATCTCCCTTGCTGCAAATAATGAAAACCTGGGGCATTGTTTTAGTGATTGATGCCATTATTAGCTTGTCATATGTGATTTTTCCGAGTCGAAAATAGTATCCTCCTTTTCTATATCATCATTTGTTTAAATCGAATGAAAGGAGCTTTACCGATATGAGGAACGAAAAAATTTTAATCGTTGAAGATGATATCGATATTATGGAAGTGCTCTCTCTTACGATTGCCAAGGCTCATTATACAGTACTGAAGGCAATATCCATTGCACAAGGCTGGCATATGGCGATGACTGAGCAGCCTGATTTAATTTTATTGGATGTTAATTTACCAGATGGCACAGGCTTTGAGCTGGCGAAAAAAATTCGTGCCCAATCAGATGTTATTATTATTTTTGTGACGGTGAATCATTTTATTGATCAAAAGCTTGAAGGCTTTGAGGTTGGTGCAGATGACTATATTACAAAACCATTTATCCCAAAGGAATTACTAGCACGTGTGCAGGCAAATTTAAAGCGAAAAGCAGGACCAAAGAAAGGCAATATTATACATATTGATAATTTAGCCATTCATTATGATGAAAAAAATGTTTATAAAGATGGGGTATTGTTAAATTTATTTACAAAGGAAAAGCTACTGCTGTTCTATTTGATTGAGCATGCCAACCAAGTGATTAGCGTGGATCAATTAATCGACCATGTTTGGGGGCGGGATGGGGTAGCAGATTCAAAAACAGTATCTGTTCATATTAGTACACTACGCCGTAAAATTGAGGATACACCTGCTAAACCTAAATGGATTCAAACGGTGCGAGGGTTTGGCTATCAATTTGTCCATAAAAAAAAGAGTGATGGCTCGTAAAGCACCATCACTCTTGCTAAGTAACTCCTGTCACAAGCGGTAATGTAAAGCTAAAAATTGTGCCTTGCTGTTTAGGACTTTCAACTGTTATTTCTCCATTGTGCTGTGTAATAATTTGCTTACAGATGGCTAAGCCAATACCATGTGACTCCAAATGCTGACTAGGAGATGCTCGATAATAGCTATCGAAAACAAAGGGCAAATCACTGTCAGCTATACCAATGCCACTATCGGCTACTAAACAGCGTAGCTGCATCTTCTCTACATGTATCATCAATTGAATATGTCCATCAGTTGTATATTTCATCGCATTATTCATTAAATTTTCCATCACTTGTGCTATGCGTGCCTCATCTATTAAGAGCCGCGCCTCTGGATGCCCTTCAAAGTGTGCGCTATAGTCTAAACCTAATCGTTTGACATCATCCTCATAACGGTACGCAAAGCGCTGGAATAATTCCTGTGCGGTTATTTCTGTAAAGGTGAATTCTGCTCTCCCCGCTTCCAAGTTCGCTAAATCAAATAAACCTTGAATCAGTCGATTTAACGATAATAGCCTTTCCTTACTTCTAATTAAATATTTCTCGATGGCTGCTTTATCCTCGATGACACCCTCAAGCATTAATTCAATATAGCCTAACGTAGAGGTTAATGGTGAGCGTAATTCATGAGAAATACTATGCAAAAGCTTTTTACGCTCTAATTCATTTTTTTCTAAGCGCTCATTCATGGCTGTTAAATGTCTATTTGTTTCATCTAATTCCCTTGTACGCATATGCACGCGCTGCTCTAATTCACCATATATTTTAGCATTTTCAATGGATACGGCAATTTGTGCAGCGATTACTTGCAATAAATGAACATGCGATGGATGAAAGGCATTCGTCATTAATGTATTTTCAAAATACAACACTGCAATAATATGATTCTGATGAACAATCGGCAGACATAATATGGACTTAGCAGATGCATATAAGGATAGTTGATGATGTCCTTGTCCATTTTGAATAATAAGATGCTCTTTGCTTTTTAAGACATAGCGTACGATGGATTGCATCGTTGCGCTTAAATCCTCCACTGTTTGCTGGTCATACATTGTAAAGGTTGTTGCCTGTGCTTCTGCCTTTGCTAGCACCATTAATTGTTGCTGTTGGTTATGGATAAAGTAGCCGACATCTGCCCCTATATGCTTTAATAGGGAAAACAATATTTTATGCAATAAATCCTCCATTCGTATAGCCGTTGCAAAGGATTGTGTTGTTTCAAAAACTGTCATCATATCAAAGGTAAGTGCTTGTTTACGCTGATTTTCTGGTATGCGCTGCACCTGATAAATGAGTTCCCACCTTCTAGCAATTGTGTCAGCTCCCCATGCTTGCACCTTTTGAATAGCATGGACGATATAATGCCTTGCCATTTTATGCTGTTGCTTTGCTCGATAATAATTGGCTGCACGTTCATATGCCAATCCCGCATCCTGTATAAAAGCATGTAAATTTGCCAATCGAATTGCTCGATCATAATAAAGCTCAGCATCCTTATCTTGCTTTTTCAAACGATAATACTCAGCTACTAATAAAGCATAGAGATGCTCATAATTTTCCGTAGCATAGTGTGACCATTTTTTAAATTTTTTTATGCTTTGCTGAATATCGGCAAGATAGCGCCTTTTTTCCTGTCTGCTACATTGCTGAGAATGCAGCCAATCAATTTGCCACAGCGCACGATAAAAATAATAAACAGTTGTAACTGGTAATGTATATGTTTCTTTGTTGAGTTCCTTTAATGCCTGTAAAATCGCCTTCCCTTGCTGTTTATCACCTAATAAAAAAGACATTTGCAGGCGCACAGCATAATGCATAATTTTAATAGCGGGCTGATCCTGTATCGTAAAAGGATAGGCCCAATGGACGAGATGATTGGGATAACGAAGTATATTGATCCATCTGTCCATTTCAGCTAAAAAGTCTATCGATAAAGTGGTCGCCTGATTGAAAAACTCCTCCTGCTGATGTCTAATTTCTTGCTGTAAATCTTGAATTGTTGTG is part of the Lysinibacillus sp. FSL K6-0232 genome and harbors:
- a CDS encoding aminotransferase-like domain-containing protein, which translates into the protein MPINSFDEYPMSWKPDIRNSSAPLYIAIAQQLEQDIKDGKLLPGTKLPPQRELADFLDVNLSTITRAFKLCGQKGLIYASIGSGTFVSADAASNKILLPANHTTPMIEMGSVLPDNFANEDITRFMKKMLNEPSVSKLFQYGRPEGNAWQQEAVMKLFEWIHFQPNQPILLGSGGQNAIVGTLAALFQAGDRIGTDPMTYAGIKTAANMLGIQLVAIQQENGEMTREGLLYACKNEHIKGIYVIPDFHNPTTHTMSVATRQMIAEVARQKDLIVIEDAIYSFLKEQAIAPIASYAPEKVIYIASLSKTISPGLRLSFIVTPPAYRKKIMETLYNINISVSPLMLELAVRLIHEGVAQTILEKHRTYTKQQNALVNHYLGDYHILGDEECIFRWLLLPEQFTGVQFELLAAKAGVQVYAAERFAVGNAKPVNAVRLAITAPEHQLEQALIILKDILESNGDYAFVD
- a CDS encoding aminotransferase-like domain-containing protein, which translates into the protein MQYSERILKTPSSFIRNILKVTDAEDVISFAGGLPNPISFPVDALKASVDHAITANGSRVFQYASTQGYAPLREYIATKYQQLHGLDVHADDVLITTGSQQALELISKVLINKGDGIVIEEPGYLGAIQAFTLCEPTFHGVTLEHDGLNLEELEQALQQPNVKILYTVPNFQNPTGLTYSKEKRQQICEIVAKYDVALIEDDPYGELRFHGETLPYIGAGKLENSILLGSFSKTVTPGMRLGFIITKNKELLQHIETAKQASDLHTNIFSQYVIYDYLANNEYMEHVQKIIALYKNQAQAMLDAMEEFFPAHVEYTRPDGGMFIWATMKDGTPALDVFYKAMEQKVAFVPGDPFYTSKTNVNTMRLNYTNATPEVIREGIQRLATIL
- the bioB gene encoding biotin synthase BioB, which codes for MNYLQLAQEVIAGKVISNEEALAILNSEDDKLLQLMDGAFAIRRHYFGKKVKLNMIMNAKSGYCPEDCGYCSQSSRSTAPIEKYPFITKEEILAGAKQAFDNKIGTYCIVASGRGPTRKDVHVVSEAVAEIKAKYGLKVCACLGLLKEEQAQQLKEAGVDRYNHNLNTSERHHSFITTSHTYEDRVNTVEIVKKHGISPCSGAIIGMKETKEDVVNIARALYQLDADSIPVNFLNAIDGTKLEGTKDLNPRYCLKVLALFRYINPTKEIRIAGGREINLGSLQPLGLYAANSIFVGDYLTTAGQEENSDYRMLEDLGFEIELTEKQEEVFC
- a CDS encoding biotin transporter BioY → MVKRQSTLALVMIAMFAALTAIGAFIKIPLPVVPFTLQIVFVFLAGCLLGSRNALSSQLVYIGVGLVGLPVFTQGGGITYVLQPTFGYLIGFALAAYCIGWLIERVQTPTKKHFIGATIVGLIIIYAVAVPYLYIALNFWLDMKTSWSHVFAVGFLGSIVADFCLAVTSALLAERLYKVFQSARTLKISQMERENMI
- the bioA gene encoding adenosylmethionine--8-amino-7-oxononanoate transaminase, encoding MNQLFTDLQTRDLQYVWHPCSQMKDYETFPPIVITKGQGVWLYDEQGQRYLDAVSSWWVNLFGHANPRISQALSEQAFTLEHTIFANFTHEPAIRLAEKLVALTPRGLQKVFFADNGSSAIEVALKMSFQYHRQTGKSAKKRFLALTDAYHGETIGALSVGGVGLYNDIYQPLLLDTVRAKGPDCFRCPFQEEPASCHAPCSQFVEEQLKVHHQDITAVIIEPLIQAAAGMKMYPPVYLKRLRALCTQYGVHLIADEIAVGFGRTGTLFACEQADITPDFMCLSKGLTGGYLPLSVVVTTNEIYHAFYDDYGTMKAFLHSHSYSGNTLACRVALEVLTIFEEEHVIAMIQEKGQWMRELAMAAFSEMPYVGEYRQLGLVGAIELVANRATKEPFASRERIGYQIYQYALAKGLLLRPLGNVLYFMPPYIISEEDMHMMIATAKEAIEQFFQERGEYFG
- the bioD gene encoding dethiobiotin synthase — protein: MHFWVVGTDTDVGKTVVTTLLMRQLQQEYLQVIPYKPVQTGEVCVNGHGYYEDTAMYQKYSLQTLKEEHLNSYSLREAASPHFAAQLEGQQIEVDKLLQHIEELQQSYEVVICEGAGGLFVPLDSEKRTTFLDVIVRSQLPVVLVTRTALGTINHTLLTMEALQARQIEVLGIVFNGYTGSVLEQDNINTILTYHPVPYAIIPSLQDSAQLVAYAIKTTSLFERLYAYESTIH
- a CDS encoding response regulator transcription factor, with the translated sequence MRNEKILIVEDDIDIMEVLSLTIAKAHYTVLKAISIAQGWHMAMTEQPDLILLDVNLPDGTGFELAKKIRAQSDVIIIFVTVNHFIDQKLEGFEVGADDYITKPFIPKELLARVQANLKRKAGPKKGNIIHIDNLAIHYDEKNVYKDGVLLNLFTKEKLLLFYLIEHANQVISVDQLIDHVWGRDGVADSKTVSVHISTLRRKIEDTPAKPKWIQTVRGFGYQFVHKKKSDGS